A single genomic interval of Schistocerca americana isolate TAMUIC-IGC-003095 chromosome 2, iqSchAmer2.1, whole genome shotgun sequence harbors:
- the LOC124596077 gene encoding 60S ribosomal protein L30 has product MVAQKKQKKAMESINSRLALVMKSGKYVLGLKQTLKSLRQGKAKLVIIANNTPPLRKSEIEYYAMLAKTGVHHYSGNNIELGTACGKYFRVCTLSITDPGDSDIIRSMPTADGQ; this is encoded by the exons ATGGTTGCGCAAAAGAAACAG AAAAAGGCAATGGAGAGCATAAACTCCCGCCTGGCTCTTGTCATGAAGTCGGGAAAATATGTTCTTGGCCTGAAGCAAACACTGAAATCCCTGAGGCAGGGAAAGGCgaagttggtaataattgcaaacaATACACCACCATTACG GAAATCAGAAATTGAATACTATGCCATGTTGGCAAAGACTGGAGTTCATCACTATTCTGGTAATAACATTGAACTTGGAACAGCATGTGGAAAATATTTCAGGGTTTGCACACTATCCATCACAGACCCAGGAGACTCTGATATCATTCGTTCGATGCCAACTGCTGATGGACAGTAA
- the LOC124596076 gene encoding YTH domain-containing family protein 3, which produces MSAGVSDQRMKGQGNQVSNGPKDHVNEHEDFDSWRTQHHQGYNTPISTSMASDPYNMSNYYGTSFPYQAFGVGDGTWSNGGDPMTFLGGYGGQMGHDSYSMDGMFGGGGGGFGTAFGQPAAAAAAAAAGFNYFHGNGDFSTWGSSAAPISRKPHYDDYYRGGDGMYTAPGVGGSDVKAVEQGMQGLGLSDTGSGSGKVSDGKDLKQQSPSDKSGSVDMGMGGMVTVQQSVAPAPTVQPKKMTWASIAGQPAKPQPQVSSGGMKKKGPGMPPPPMVPGKHNMDIGTWEGKNGGSSSALAGGPKQPVAPPPTVRSTWGGPVRGGGPRGTAGGPPGAGVGSYPPTAGGPPHHHPGHHPGQVAVLPGPHHPHHPHHPQPGTGAAPPPHHIQQQPPPNQHPGALVPANPLPSHPVLDELRIKNNYNPPDFDLSAKGARFFVIKSYSEDDIHRSIKYEIWCSTEHGNKRLDQAFREREAKGGGPVFLFFSVNGSGHFCGMAQMVSPVDYNSSSSVWSQDKWKGQFRVRWIYVKDVPNAQLRHIRLENNDNKSVTNSRDTQEVPFEKGRHVLRILHSFRHTTSIFDDFVHYEKRQEEEDNRKVVAQAAAQAAANAGEKQQGPPHSSGPQDRSSGLPQQQKDRDGGNRGRSGRGGRN; this is translated from the exons ATGTCAGCAGGCGTGTCAGATCAG CGGATGAAAGGACAAGGGAATCAAG tgtcaaATGGCCCAAAGGACCACGTGAATGAACATGAAGATTTTGATTCATGGCGAACCCAGCATCATCAG GGTTACAACACCCCAATTTCAACTTCAATGGCATCGGACCCATACAACATGTCAAATTACTATGGAACATCGTTTCCATACCAAGCATTTGGAGTTGGGGATGGCACTTGGTCAAATGGAGGTGATCCCATGACTTTTTTGGGTGGTTATGGTGGACAGATGGGCCATGATTCGTACAGTATGGATGGCATGTTTGGTGGCGGCGGAGGTGGGTTTGGAACAGCCTTCGGGCAGCCTGCTGCAGCCGCAGCAGCTGCTGCCGCAGGGTTCAATTACTTTCATGGGAATGGAGACTTTTCAACGTGGGGCagctctgctgcacccatttcccgCAAACCCCATTATGATGATTATTACAGGGGTGGAGACGGCATGTACACAGCACCTGGAGTTGGTGGATCTGATGTAAAAGCTGTGGAACAGGGAATGCAAGGTCTAGGACTTTCAGATACTGGTAGTGGCAGTGGAAAAGTTTCTGATGGCAAGGACTTAAAACAGCAGAGCCCGtctgataaaagtggtagtgtagATATGGGAATGGGAGGAATGGTGACAGTACAGCAGAGTGTAGCACCAGCGCCCACAGTACAACCGAAGAAGATGACGTGGGCATCAATTGCAGGGCAGCCAGCCAAGCCTcaaccacaagtttcttcaggaggAATGAAAAAGAAAGGCCCTGGTATGCCTCCACCACCAATGGTTCCAGGAAAGCATAACATGGACATCGGGACGTGGGAAGGGAAGAATGGTGGCAGCAGTAGTGCATTAGCTGGTGGACCCAAACAGCCAGTTGCACCTCCTCCTACTGTGCGTTCAACATGGGGAGGACCAGTGCGAGGTGGAGGGCCTAGGGGGACTGCTGGTGGACCACCAGGAGCTGGTGTTGGCAGCTATCCTCCAACAGCTGGAGGACCACCACATCACCATCCTGGCCATCATCCTGGTCAGGTTGCCGTCTTGCCAGGACCTCACCATCCCCACCATCCTCATCATCCACAGCCCGGTACTGGGGCTGCTCCTCCACCCCATCACATTCAGCAGCAGCCTCCACCAAACCAACATCCTGGAGCTCTGGTGCCAGCGAATCCACTGCCATCGCATCCAGTGCTGGATGAACTGAGGATCAAAAACAACTACAACCCTCCAGATTTTGATCTCTCAGCCAAAGGAGCCCGTTTCTTTGTGATAAAATCATATTCAGAAGATGATATCCATCGTTCTATCAAGTACGAGATTTGGTGTTCTACTGAACATGGAAATAAGCGTCTAGACCAAGCATTTCGTGAACGTGAGGCAAAAGGTGGTggaccagtttttctattcttctctgTCAATGGTTCTGGACATTTCTGTGGTATGGCACAGATGGTGTCACCTGTAGACTACAATTCTTCTAGCTCAGTGTGGTCTCAGGACAAGTGGAAGGGGCAGTTCCGTGTAAGGTGGATTTATGTGAAGGATGTGCCGAATGCTCAGCTGCGCCACATCAGACTGGAAAATAATGATAACAAATCTGTGACAAACTCGAGGGATACACAAGAAGTACCGTTTGAGAAAGGAAGGCATGTGTTGCGAATACTGCACAGTTTTCGCCATACTACGTCTATATTTGATGACTTTGTGCATTATGAAAAACGGCAAGAGGAGGAGGATAACCGCA